Proteins from a single region of Gemmatimonadota bacterium:
- a CDS encoding HlyC/CorC family transporter has product MFELIFFASFAVFFSFMCSLFEAALYSVPIGHIESLAKTGSVSGRLLKKFRENVDVPIAGILSLNTIAHTGGAALAGAAAAEVLGEPWLPHFSVVFTLVILLFSEIIPKTIGVVYARHLVSLIAYPIQFLIWIQAPLIWLCQFVTRLISHGKVEHVVSSEELIALVNMGRHAGTIDAEEGSAIQNILLLKEKTVQEIMTPRTVIYSLQAQQKVNEVLQIGVPSYSRIPIVDEDAEDVVGIVYRRDILSAAAEGREDIPIQSLSRSAHFVVETLTLDRVLRMFLERRQHLFVVIDEYGGLAGVVTLEDVLEEIIGREIVDETDEVVDLRKLARRRRRQAMENIENQ; this is encoded by the coding sequence ATGTTTGAATTGATTTTTTTTGCGAGTTTTGCCGTTTTCTTTTCTTTTATGTGTTCACTTTTTGAAGCGGCATTGTATTCAGTTCCTATTGGTCATATCGAATCACTGGCGAAAACGGGTAGTGTTTCTGGCCGGTTATTGAAAAAGTTTCGAGAAAACGTGGATGTGCCCATTGCGGGTATTCTATCTCTAAACACAATTGCGCATACGGGTGGTGCCGCCCTTGCTGGAGCGGCAGCGGCAGAAGTTCTGGGTGAGCCGTGGTTGCCGCATTTTTCAGTGGTATTTACCCTGGTGATACTTTTATTTTCTGAGATTATTCCAAAGACAATTGGTGTGGTTTATGCCCGGCATCTCGTATCCTTGATTGCCTATCCCATCCAGTTCTTGATCTGGATACAAGCACCGCTTATCTGGCTGTGCCAATTTGTGACGCGGCTAATATCTCATGGTAAAGTTGAACATGTCGTATCTTCAGAGGAACTCATAGCATTGGTAAATATGGGGCGACATGCGGGAACCATTGATGCAGAAGAAGGCAGTGCCATTCAGAATATTCTATTGTTAAAAGAGAAAACAGTTCAGGAAATAATGACACCGCGCACGGTCATTTATTCGCTTCAAGCCCAGCAAAAAGTAAATGAGGTGTTGCAAATTGGTGTTCCATCGTATAGTCGCATTCCCATAGTAGATGAAGATGCTGAAGATGTTGTTGGGATCGTGTACCGTCGGGATATTTTGTCGGCGGCTGCCGAAGGTCGCGAAGATATTCCCATTCAAAGTCTCTCGCGAAGCGCGCACTTTGTGGTGGAAACGCTAACATTGGATCGGGTGTTGCGCATGTTTCTTGAGCGCAGACAACATCTGTTTGTCGTGATCGATGAATACGGTGGATTGGCTGGTGTGGTGACCCTGGAAGACGTGCTTGAAGAGATAATTGGACGTGAAATTGTGGATGAGACAGATGAAGTTGTGGATCTGCGCAAACTTGCCCGTCGCCGCCGCCGTCAGGCTATGGAGAACATAGAAAATCAGTGA
- the katG gene encoding catalase/peroxidase HPI, producing MTSNQDWWPDQLDLKGLRQNSPLSDPMDKDFDYAEAVKTLDVDELKKDIEEVMTTSQDWWPADYGHYGPLFIRMTWHAAGTYRISDGRGGGGSGHQRFAPLNSWPDNGNLDKARRLLWPIKQKYGRNLSWADLIIFAGNCALESMGFKTFGFAFGRPDVWEADETDWGSETTWLDDQRHDADGELEGPLGADHMGLIYVNPEGPNGNPDPVAAAQYIRQTFKRMAMNDEETVALIAGGHTFGKAHGAAAEDNVGAEPEGASIEEQGLGWKNSHGCGRGGDTITSGLEGAWTSNPVKWDNEFFENLHNYEWELTKSPAGKSQYAPKNAAEVATVPDAHDPSKKHAPIMLTTDLSLRMAPDYASIAKRFLENPAEFEDAFARAWFKLLHRDMGPRSRYIGPLVPEEPLLWQDPVPDVDHELIGEQDIADLKAKVLASGLSVSQLVSTAWASAASYRGTDKRGGANGARIRLAPQKDWEVNDPAALGEVLQTLEQIQTEFNSSQSGGKRVSLADLIVLAGCAGVEQAAQNAGHDVQVPFAPGRTDATEEWTDAESFDVLEPTADGFRNYLQAGQEGTAEELLVERAYMLTLTAPEMAVLVGGMRVLNANTGGSPHGVFTDRPGTLTNDFFVNLLDLNTEWNATSTSQDVFEGRDSRTGALKWTGTRVDLALGSNSELRAIAEVYGCDDAQEVFVRDFVDAWDKVMNLDRFDLA from the coding sequence ATGACTTCCAATCAGGACTGGTGGCCAGATCAATTGGACCTGAAGGGTCTCCGCCAGAATTCTCCCTTGTCCGATCCGATGGACAAGGATTTCGACTACGCTGAGGCGGTTAAGACGCTTGACGTCGATGAACTGAAGAAGGACATCGAAGAGGTGATGACGACCTCGCAAGACTGGTGGCCAGCCGACTATGGCCACTATGGGCCTCTTTTTATTCGCATGACCTGGCACGCCGCAGGCACTTACCGCATCAGTGATGGCCGGGGTGGTGGAGGCTCTGGTCACCAGCGCTTTGCGCCTCTCAACAGCTGGCCCGACAATGGGAATCTGGACAAGGCACGCCGCTTGCTCTGGCCGATTAAGCAGAAGTACGGCCGGAATCTCTCCTGGGCAGACCTGATCATTTTCGCTGGCAACTGCGCTCTGGAGTCGATGGGGTTCAAGACCTTTGGGTTCGCCTTCGGACGCCCGGACGTCTGGGAGGCTGACGAGACGGACTGGGGCTCCGAGACGACGTGGCTCGACGATCAACGCCACGACGCCGATGGCGAGCTCGAGGGACCGCTTGGCGCCGACCATATGGGTCTGATTTACGTGAATCCTGAGGGGCCGAACGGCAACCCGGACCCGGTCGCTGCAGCACAATACATTCGCCAGACGTTCAAACGCATGGCGATGAATGACGAGGAGACGGTTGCGCTTATTGCTGGCGGACACACATTTGGCAAAGCACATGGTGCTGCTGCTGAGGATAATGTCGGTGCCGAACCGGAGGGGGCCAGCATAGAGGAACAGGGCCTCGGCTGGAAAAACAGCCACGGCTGTGGTAGAGGCGGCGATACGATCACCAGCGGGCTGGAAGGCGCCTGGACCAGTAATCCGGTGAAGTGGGACAACGAATTCTTCGAGAACCTGCACAACTACGAGTGGGAGTTGACGAAGAGTCCTGCTGGTAAATCGCAATATGCCCCCAAGAATGCTGCTGAAGTAGCCACCGTGCCGGATGCGCACGATCCGTCGAAGAAGCACGCCCCCATAATGCTCACTACAGACCTGTCATTGAGAATGGCCCCGGACTATGCGTCTATAGCAAAGCGCTTTCTCGAAAATCCGGCGGAATTTGAAGACGCCTTCGCCAGGGCGTGGTTCAAGTTGCTTCACCGCGACATGGGGCCCCGCAGCCGGTACATCGGGCCTCTGGTTCCCGAAGAGCCGCTGTTGTGGCAAGACCCTGTTCCCGACGTGGATCACGAGTTGATCGGGGAGCAGGATATCGCCGATCTCAAGGCGAAGGTTCTCGCCTCGGGGCTGTCTGTTTCCCAACTGGTCTCGACCGCATGGGCGTCGGCGGCATCTTACCGTGGCACCGACAAACGCGGTGGAGCGAACGGGGCGCGTATTCGCCTCGCGCCGCAGAAGGACTGGGAAGTAAACGATCCTGCGGCACTTGGTGAGGTGCTGCAGACGCTGGAGCAGATCCAGACGGAGTTCAACAGTTCGCAGAGCGGCGGGAAGAGGGTCTCCCTTGCTGACTTGATCGTTCTGGCCGGGTGTGCAGGCGTCGAGCAGGCTGCCCAAAACGCCGGTCACGATGTGCAGGTTCCCTTTGCACCGGGCCGTACGGATGCGACGGAAGAGTGGACCGACGCGGAGTCCTTCGACGTGCTCGAACCCACCGCGGACGGGTTCCGCAACTATCTCCAGGCAGGGCAGGAAGGTACAGCGGAGGAACTGTTGGTGGAGCGGGCATACATGCTAACGCTCACGGCTCCCGAGATGGCGGTGCTCGTTGGCGGCATGCGCGTCTTGAATGCGAATACCGGTGGTTCCCCACACGGCGTTTTCACCGACCGGCCGGGGACGTTGACCAATGACTTTTTCGTGAATCTGCTCGACCTGAACACCGAGTGGAACGCGACCTCTACATCGCAGGATGTGTTTGAGGGACGCGATTCTCGGACAGGTGCGCTCAAGTGGACCGGCACCAGGGTGGATCTCGCCCTTGGGTCAAACTCCGAGCTTCGAGCCATCGCGGAAGTCTATGGATGCGACGATGCGCAGGAAGTGTTCGTGCGCGACTTCGTAGATGCGTGGGACAAGGTGATGAATCTCGATCGCTTCGACCTGGCGTAA
- a CDS encoding YciI family protein, with the protein MRRCAGSVRARLRRCVGQGDESRSLRPGVIEGECHMYFVVFATHKEEMGQERLQLQDAFAAYLHDLTQHPDVTVHHGGQTLSEREQIVTGFVLVIEAPSLEVAQAFVAGSPYAQAGTFAESHIRPWNWLTGRPG; encoded by the coding sequence ATGCGACGATGCGCAGGAAGTGTTCGTGCGCGACTTCGTAGATGCGTGGGACAAGGTGATGAATCTCGATCGCTTCGACCTGGCGTAATAGAAGGAGAGTGCCATATGTATTTCGTAGTCTTCGCAACTCACAAAGAAGAAATGGGACAGGAACGGCTCCAATTGCAGGATGCATTTGCGGCCTACCTTCACGATCTCACCCAACATCCCGATGTGACCGTTCATCATGGTGGGCAGACGCTCAGCGAGAGGGAACAGATCGTTACCGGCTTCGTCCTCGTGATCGAAGCTCCCTCGCTCGAGGTGGCGCAGGCATTTGTCGCTGGCAGTCCCTATGCTCAGGCGGGCACCTTCGCCGAGTCTCACATCCGTCCATGGAACTGGTTGACTGGACGCCCTGGCTGA